In the genome of Synergistaceae bacterium, the window CTATTCTAACTTTATAAGCAGCGAACCGGTGAAGTATGAGCCGCGTGAGTCGCGTAGTTTCTTCATCAGGCCGTTTATTTCAAAATGGTATGAACATGTTTTTCAACAGGTCCGGCAAGATTTTCTTCTTTCGCTTCGGGTCCCGACCGCGCCCGTTTCCTGCGGGCCAATGTTCAATCGAACCGACGCGTACCCTGTGCGCAGTTCAGAGAGTTTTCTGTCAGCTCAGCATTCCGCCGTCGACGCGGTAGTTCGACCCCGTGATGAAGGTGGATTCGTCCGACGCCAGGAACAGCACCAACCGGGCAACGTCGTCCGGATCCGCGTAGCGCCCCAGCGGAATGCCGGAGGCCACCTGATCGTGCGAGACGCCCGAACCGCCCTCCAGAGAGCGCATCATACGCGTCTCCACCGGAGACGGGTGCACGGAGTTGACGCGCACATTATATGGCGCGGATTCAACGGCAGCGATTCGCGTCATGCCGGTGATGGCGAACTTTGACGTGACATACGGGGAGACCGGCATCGGCCCGGCCGACAACCCGCCTATCGAAGACATGTTGATCACGCTGCCCGACTTCTTCGCGTACAGGTATGGGAGAACGTACTTCAACCCCAGCCACGTTCCGCGGACATTGACGGCCATCACGCGGTCGAAATCCCGGACGTCGGCCTCAACGATCGGCGCCACTTTGCCTTCTATGCCGGCGTTGTTGAAGAGAATATCGATGGCGCCGAACCTGGCGACCGTGGCATCGACGTACCGTTTGACGCCCTCCTCGGTGGAGGTGTCAACAGCAATTCCCAGCACGCTGTCGGCGTAATTTCGCACCTCCGCCAGCGCGGCATCGACTCTCTCCTGACGCGAGCCGACGATTGTGACCTTCGCGCCTTCCTGCAGAAACAATTTGCCGGTGGCCAGACCTATGCCACCGGATCCGCCGGTGATGATCGCAACCTTGCCGTCCAATTTGCCCATTTGTTTTTCCTTTCTGTTTTCGATTATTTTGATTTGCCAAAAGCTGTCTGACCTGAAATTTGTCACTCTGCCTTTTAGGCCCGCTTTCTGCCGCTGTACAAAGACATTTTATAACAAATCAGATTAGATTTCGCAATATTGACAAAAGATACTTTTAATGTATGATTTAAAATAACTTATATAACTTATATATTTTATATAAATTGATTCATCCGGGACGACTTCCAGAAAACGGAGCGAGAATATGTCTGACGTGGTGATCTCGTTTAACAAAGCGACGAAAAGATTCACAGGAACAGGGCAAAACGCCGTCGATGAGGTGACGCTGGATATACGTGAAGGCAGCTTCGTGACCATTCTGGGGACGTCCGGATCGGGGAAAACGACCCTCCTGAAACTGGTCAACCGAATTCACGAGCTCACCTCGGGAGAAATTTTATTCAACGGACAAAAT includes:
- a CDS encoding SDR family oxidoreductase, whose translation is MGKLDGKVAIITGGSGGIGLATGKLFLQEGAKVTIVGSRQERVDAALAEVRNYADSVLGIAVDTSTEEGVKRYVDATVARFGAIDILFNNAGIEGKVAPIVEADVRDFDRVMAVNVRGTWLGLKYVLPYLYAKKSGSVINMSSIGGLSAGPMPVSPYVTSKFAITGMTRIAAVESAPYNVRVNSVHPSPVETRMMRSLEGGSGVSHDQVASGIPLGRYADPDDVARLVLFLASDESTFITGSNYRVDGGMLS